The genomic region CTGGCCAACGGCACCCTGGTGCACGCGCTCGACTTCGACGACACCCACGCCGGCGGCCTGGTGCACGCCACCGCCGTCGTGCTGCCGGCCGCGCTCGCGGTCGGGGAGCAGGTCGGGGCCGACGGGCGCGCGGTGCTGGACGCCGCGGTGGTCGGCTACGAGGTGGCCTGCCGGGTCGCCGCAGCGGCCCCCAACGGGTTCCACGCCGGCGGCCTGCACGCGACGATGGTGGCCGGGGTCTTCTCCTCGGCGGCGGTCGCCGCCCGGCTGATGGGCCTGGACGCCGCCACGACGACGCACGCGCTCGGCATCGCCGGCAGCCAGGCGGGCGGGCTGCTCGCCTTCCTCGCCACTGGCGCGAGCACCAAGCAGCTGCACCCCGGCTTCGCCTCGCAGGCTGGCATCCTGGCGGCGCGCCTCGCCGCGGCCGGCGCGACCGGCCCGGACACGGTCTTCGACGGGCCGCACGGCGTGTACGACGCGCTGGCTACCGGCCCGGTCGACACCGGCGTGATCCTGCGCGGCCTGGGGGAGACCTGGGAGACCACCCGGATCGGCATCAAGCCCTGGCCCACCTGCCAGCTCGCGCACGCCACGATGGCCGCCGCGACCGCCGCCCTGGACGCGGCCGGCGCCGGCGTCGACGAGGTCGAGGCGCTGCACGCCCAGGTCCACCCGGACTCGGCGAGCGTCGTGTGCGCCGACGGCCGCGACCTGACCCGCCCGGTCAGCCCGTACGCCGCGAAGTTCAGCCTGCCGTGGAGCGTCGCGGCGCTGCTGGTCGACGGCCACGTCGGCGTCGACACCTACGCGCCGGACAACCTGGGCCGGCCCGAGATCACCGGGCTCGCCGCCCGGATCGGCTGGGACGTGCGTCCCGACGGCGGCGTCGC from Nocardioides pantholopis harbors:
- a CDS encoding MmgE/PrpD family protein, with product MAEKSETLTAPALARWATGPLTVPADVQAAALRHLLDGLGNAVAAARSDAAAAAVTVATGLGGPAEATILGATTRLSAPAAALANGTLVHALDFDDTHAGGLVHATAVVLPAALAVGEQVGADGRAVLDAAVVGYEVACRVAAAAPNGFHAGGLHATMVAGVFSSAAVAARLMGLDAATTTHALGIAGSQAGGLLAFLATGASTKQLHPGFASQAGILAARLAAAGATGPDTVFDGPHGVYDALATGPVDTGVILRGLGETWETTRIGIKPWPTCQLAHATMAAATAALDAAGAGVDEVEALHAQVHPDSASVVCADGRDLTRPVSPYAAKFSLPWSVAALLVDGHVGVDTYAPDNLGRPEITGLAARIGWDVRPDGGVAADAAGDVVLTLTGGRTVHGHVDRSPGGGSAPLSEEALLAKFTGNAGPGAAALAEALHALPDAPDLTLLLSRAAAAAEAPLEVPA